The DNA region GCGATAAGTGGCTGATCTGCGCTGCCGTAGTTTCGGTTGGCATCGGGGTATACACCTACAACTTTTCGCCGGTCATTGACTTTCTGCCATACAAAATAGGTGCTAACCTACCCGATGAAATGAAGATTCCGCCCGGTGCACCTCTTGACGAGTTTGAACTTACCTATCACCTCAAAAACAAAAAAACAGGCGCTACCAAGGTGATGAACGATAAGGAATACCTTAAAAGTAATATCTGGAAGGACGCCAGTTGGGAAGTTGTTGGTGACCCGGAAAACCGCCTGGTGAAAAAGGGATATGAGCCTAAAATTCGTGACCTGGCTATCCAGGATGAACAGCGGAACGATTATACCAAAGAATTACTTTCGAGCCCTTTTTATAGCCTGTTCATTGTAGCCTATGATTTGAGCGAAACAGATAAAGATGCTATCAATCGCTTAAACGCATTGGCCATTAATTTGACTGATAATTATAATATCCGTACCGTACTGCTCACCTCAAATTCCGCAGCCGATGCCAAAGCGTTTGCCAAAGAGCATAAACTGATCAGCGAGATCTTTTATGCAGACGGTGTTCCGCTGAAATCAATGGTGCGTTCCAATCCGGGCGTTTTGTTAATTAAGAATGGCACCGTTATTAATAAGTGGCATTATCATTCGGTGCCTAAATACGAAGACATAGTAAAGGAATACTTACAGAAATAACCAAATGATCCCTTACCTGCTCCGCAAATTAATGTACGGGCTGGCAGTAATGCTGGGGGTGGTGTTTGTTGTTTTTTTCTTGTTCAATATTTTACCTGTCGACCCGGCCCGCATGACCCAGGGACAGCGAGCCGACGTACAATCGCTTCAGGCCGTACGCAAAGAGTTTGGGCTGGATAAACCAGTCCCGGTGCAATTCGCCTATTATCTAAATGACCTTTCCCCTGTAGGGATTCACCTTAATACAGTTGATGAGCAACAGCGTTACGGCTATGTAAAGCTATTCCCGGTAAGCAAAAGCAAGGTGCTGGCGTTAAAATGGCCTTACCTGAGACGTTCGTATCAAACCCGTAAGGATGTAGCCTTATTACTGATGGAAGTGATCCCGAATACCCTGGTGCTTGCCGCGGCTGCTATGATCTTCGCTATCATTATCGGTGTTTTTTTGGGCGTGGCAAGCGCGGTGAACAAAGATACCTGGATTGATAAGCTGGCTATTAGTTTTTCAACACTGGGCATTTCTGCCCCCTCTTTTTTTGCCGGGATTATCATTGCCTGGATCTTTGGTTTTGTGCTAAGTAATTACACACATTTAAATATGTCGGGCAGTTTGTATAGCTATGACCCGTTTAAAGGCGAAGTGATTACGCTGAAAAATCTGGTGCTGCCGGTAATTACTTTGGGTTTGCGTCCATTGGCTATTATTGTGCAGCTTACCCGCAATGCGATGCTTGATGTTTTGGGGCAGGATTACATCCGAACTGCCAAAGCGAAAGGATTAAGTAACCGGACGATTATTTACCGTCATGCACTTAAAAATGCCATGAACCCGGTAATTACCGCCATTGCCAACTGGTTTGCGTCGCTATTGGCAGGTTCGTTTTTTGTAGAATACATTTTTGGTTATAACGGATTAGGCAAAGCTACCGTTGATGCGCTGGAAATGTCGGATTTTCCGGTGGTTATGGGCTCTATATTATTTATCGCGTTTATATTTGTGGTGATCAGTATCCTGGTGGATGTTATCTATGTTTGGATAGACCCGCGGGTAAAATTAAGCTGAAGGAATTTTTATGAGATATTTTATTGTGGGCTTCATGGGCTGTGGCAAAACAACCTGGGGCCGCAAACTGGCCGCCAAATGGGGCTACGAATTTATTGATCTTGATCATGTGCTGGAAGCCAAAGCAGGCATGAGCATAGCCGAATATTTTTCCTCATTTGGCGAGGATGCATTCCGTAAACTGGAATCGCAGGTATTGAAAGAAACTGAATATGCCGAAAATACGGTGGTATCAACCGGCGGAGGATTGCCTTGTTTTTTTGATAACATGGATTGGATGAATGCCAACGGTAAAACCCTCTACATAAAACTATCTCCCAAAACCCTGGCCGACAGGTTGGAGAATAGCAAAACCATACGCCCGGTATTGCAAGGTAAAAAAGGCGATGAACTGGTAGAATTTATCACCGGCAAACTGGCCGAGCGTGAAGGTTTCTACCTGCAGGCAACAAATATTGTTGAAGGGATTGATATGTCGGTTGAGAAGCTGGAAGAGGCGCTGGGGGTTAGTATTTAAAATTATGCTATAGTTTGCGTTAGGGATTGAAGCGGATACCGGCCTGTGGCTAATGCCCGTGCAGTATGAGCGGAAAGCCCGGCCGAAGGAACGCCCAAAACACGAGAATACTAATTCTCATTTTGTCCTTTTAGTTTATCCCAAAACTCTTTGGAAGAAATTTTTCTGCCATTTTCGGCATCAGCTATACCTTCGTCAATATGCTGCTTTTGGGCTTCAGATAAATTTTCCCACCAGTCTCTTGTATGATTAATCTTTTCTGCCATTTTTTAATTATAAAAACCAAGAAGAGGAAAGTGTCATAAACTTTGCCTTGCTGCTCTGCCAATGGCGGATCGCTTCGTACTTCTTACAGCAATGACGATCTATATAAAATGATTTATTGAATAAAAATCAGTTGAATATAAGAGACGGAATTCATCTTACCTCAAATAAACCGCATCCTCTTCGCCATCTTCTTCATCAAGCACTACGTCAACATGCTCTTTAATAACAGTGGAAAGGGCTACACCTGCAAAATCGGTAGTAATGGGGAAGCTTTTATGATTGCGGTCAACCAATACCGCGGTACGGAGCTTTTTCAGCGGAACATCCAAAAATACACCAAAGCCGTAAGCAAGGGTTTTACCGCTGTTCAGCACATCATCAACCAGTATCACCACTTTATTACTGCATTCTTCTACCTCAAAATCAATATTGGCGCTTAAGCTGCTGCTTTGTTTTTCAAGTTCGATAGTAAGCAGGCGGCTTTTGAAAGGCGCAATGCCATCGAGGATGGTTTTCAGGCGCTCGGCAATGTGGTTGCCACGCGGCAGGATACCGGCTATCAATATTTCATTCTCGTCAAAATTATCCTCCAGTATCTGGTAGGCCATCCTGTCGAGCTTTTGCTGGATCTGTTGCTTATTTAGTATGAGAAGCTTTTTTTCAGGCATTTTTATCAGCATTATTTATTGCTCTTTTTAAAGGAGCTTTTATGCGGAAGCAGGATTCAACTAAAATAGTCCATTCCATATTGCGTCTTCGGGAGAAGGGGCCGCACGTCTCAAATTTATATAAATAAAACTTACTTAGCGTAAGGGAAAAACACAAAGTTTGCGCCTTCGGGAACCACTACAAATACGCACATAAATTGGTACGGATCTTTGTAGCTGTTAACAAAGCGTTCTTTCAGTACAGGCTTTATAACGTCTCGTTCTACAAATTCTTCCAATGTAGAAGCATGAATGCTCCATTCCGAGTTTAAATCATGACGATCAAGGATTAATTCGCCTAAACTAAGTTCGTGCTGATGAGCTATGAAAATAGGGTATGAAGAGAGTCCTTCGTTAATGATCTCTTCGGCTATCTCTTTAATTGAGTCGTTAAAATATTTCAGGTCGCGCTCCAAACTTATCAGCGGACTATCAGCCGCCGGTTTGTTGCGTTCATTTCCTTCGTTAAGCAGTTCTTCAGGGTT from Mucilaginibacter sp. SJ includes:
- a CDS encoding shikimate kinase, which produces MRYFIVGFMGCGKTTWGRKLAAKWGYEFIDLDHVLEAKAGMSIAEYFSSFGEDAFRKLESQVLKETEYAENTVVSTGGGLPCFFDNMDWMNANGKTLYIKLSPKTLADRLENSKTIRPVLQGKKGDELVEFITGKLAEREGFYLQATNIVEGIDMSVEKLEEALGVSI
- a CDS encoding ABC transporter permease, translating into MIPYLLRKLMYGLAVMLGVVFVVFFLFNILPVDPARMTQGQRADVQSLQAVRKEFGLDKPVPVQFAYYLNDLSPVGIHLNTVDEQQRYGYVKLFPVSKSKVLALKWPYLRRSYQTRKDVALLLMEVIPNTLVLAAAAMIFAIIIGVFLGVASAVNKDTWIDKLAISFSTLGISAPSFFAGIIIAWIFGFVLSNYTHLNMSGSLYSYDPFKGEVITLKNLVLPVITLGLRPLAIIVQLTRNAMLDVLGQDYIRTAKAKGLSNRTIIYRHALKNAMNPVITAIANWFASLLAGSFFVEYIFGYNGLGKATVDALEMSDFPVVMGSILFIAFIFVVISILVDVIYVWIDPRVKLS
- a CDS encoding phosphoribosyltransferase family protein, coding for MPEKKLLILNKQQIQQKLDRMAYQILEDNFDENEILIAGILPRGNHIAERLKTILDGIAPFKSRLLTIELEKQSSSLSANIDFEVEECSNKVVILVDDVLNSGKTLAYGFGVFLDVPLKKLRTAVLVDRNHKSFPITTDFAGVALSTVIKEHVDVVLDEEDGEEDAVYLR
- a CDS encoding BT_3928 family protein, which gives rise to MKNTSSNSAVIWIPRLLVGLLFIFSGAIKANDPLGFSYKLVEYFEVFHMTFLNGLALTMAIVLCALEMLLGFALLIGARAVKVAWGLLLLIIFFGFLTFYSAFFKVVQTCGCFGDAIPLTPWQSFSKDMVLLALVLVLFVKRKEIKPLFSAKVGDKWLICAAVVSVGIGVYTYNFSPVIDFLPYKIGANLPDEMKIPPGAPLDEFELTYHLKNKKTGATKVMNDKEYLKSNIWKDASWEVVGDPENRLVKKGYEPKIRDLAIQDEQRNDYTKELLSSPFYSLFIVAYDLSETDKDAINRLNALAINLTDNYNIRTVLLTSNSAADAKAFAKEHKLISEIFYADGVPLKSMVRSNPGVLLIKNGTVINKWHYHSVPKYEDIVKEYLQK